The genomic window AGTTGTACACGTCGATGCCGCCCACGCGGACGAGCACGACGGGCAGGTAGTCCTCGAACACATCGCTGAACACCACCTCGGCATCTTGTGCGAGATGCAGTTCGATATTGCTGCGGAGATGGATCGGCCCGGTGAGCCAGCGTCCGGCCGGCACGAGCACGCGGCCGCCGCCAGCCTCCGCGCACGCGGCGATGGCCTTGGCGAACGCGGCGGTGTTCTTGATTTCGCCGCCCGGCACCGCTCCGAAGTCGACGATGTTCATCACGCGGTCGCCAAAGGCAGGGCGCTCCAGCGCCGGGAAGGGGAAGGGCGCGCGCACGGGCGCGATCGGGTCGGGCGCGGCGGAGGCGAGGCCCGCGGCGAGGCAACTGAGGGCGACAAACCAGCGGAGGCGGAGCAACGGGGTCATGCGTCGAAACTGCACGAAGGCTTCCCGTTGTCAGCAAAAGCGCCGTTGCGCTCATCGTCGCCTGCGCTGGGGCGGTCGCGGGTCCCTCCGGCTCCGACCTTGCCCCGGAGCGCGCGGCCGGTGATACCTGTCCGGCATGGCTCGCGGCAAAAGCTCTCCGGTGACGGTACACACGATCGCCCAGCACGTCGGCGTTTCGGCGGCGGCGGTGTCGACGGTCCTGGCCAACCGCCATGAGGAGCGCCGACTGGCGGCGGCGACGGTGGAGCGGATCCGGCAGGCCATCCGCGACCTGGGATACGTCCCCAACGTGGCCGCGCGGCGGCTGCAGGCGCACGACCCGGAGGTCCGCCACCTCGAGCTGGGCATCCTTACCACCTTTGAAGCGCCGCTTTCACTGGTCAGCCGGGTGCTGCGGCAGCTGCAGCGCACGGTGGATGCCAAGTCCGGGCCGACGCGGCAGTTCTCGGTTTCGATCGACATGTTTCACGCCGGGCGGCTGCGCGAGATGCCGGGGTTGCTCAATGCCAGTCGCTTCAACGGCTTGATCATCACCAACACCCTGCCGGCCGACGACGCGTTCCTTACCGGGGCGTCGTTGCCGTACCCGGTGGTGGTGCTCGGCCGCCAGCTGGCGAACTACTCCTGCGTGC from Opitutus sp. ER46 includes these protein-coding regions:
- a CDS encoding LacI family DNA-binding transcriptional regulator — encoded protein: MARGKSSPVTVHTIAQHVGVSAAAVSTVLANRHEERRLAAATVERIRQAIRDLGYVPNVAARRLQAHDPEVRHLELGILTTFEAPLSLVSRVLRQLQRTVDAKSGPTRQFSVSIDMFHAGRLREMPGLLNASRFNGLIITNTLPADDAFLTGASLPYPVVVLGRQLANYSCVLDTPGEIGRRAAEILLGAGRKAPVVLVPALLTQSTSERAESFCATIRSRMGREPARATAPDFTPSGGATAVRTHLEANRGCDALFAVTDSLALGAYQAIRGSGRAIPRDVSVVGVGDLDPAEFFDPPLTCVGPASDKIVEQVVMQLFQLMTQRRLNPAEIFVPPQTVLRASV